CGAGCTGGGCATTGCAGAGACGTTTGTTGGCCTTGGCATCACCACGGAAGATGTGCGCGATATCGAACTGGAACTCAAGATCGACTTAGTCCATGCATCGATTGAGGATCTCATCCCCCTCTGCGCAGAGATCGTGAAGATCTCAAAACCGATGCTGGTCATCGGCAACAAGATCGATGAGACGCCCGAGGCGCTGCGCACGAAACTCGCAGCCGCCAAGGTAGCATTTGTGAGCGCGGCCTCTGAACTTGCGCTTCGTAATGCAGCGGGTGCGCACATGATCCAGTACCTGCCGGGCGATGAGGAGTTTAAGATCGCCAATGAAGGCACGCTGACTGCGCCCCAGAAGGCCGGGCTCGCGAAGATTGCGGAACTGATGAAGCAGAACCATGGCACGGGCGTGCAGCAGGCCATCAACCGGGCAGTCTACGAGTTACTCGATATGATCGTTGTCTACCCGGTAGAAGATGAGAACCACTTCTGCAACAAGCAGGGCGATGTGCTGCCCGATGCGTTCCTGATGAAGAATGGCTCGACCCCCCACGATCTCGCGTTCCAGGTGCACACGGATATCGGTAAGGGATTCCTGTATGCAGTGGATGCCCGGACCAAGATGCGCATCAAGGAAAATCACATTCTCAAGAACGGCGACATCATCAAGATCGTGAG
The sequence above is drawn from the Methanomicrobiales archaeon HGW-Methanomicrobiales-1 genome and encodes:
- the ychF gene encoding redox-regulated ATPase YchF (the crystal structure of the Haemophilus influenzae YchF protein showed similarity to the yeast structure (PDB: 1NI3); fluorescence spectroscopy revealed nucleic acid binding; the yeast protein YBR025c interacts with the translation elongation factor eEF1), with translation MITLALAGKPNCGKSTFFKAATMANVEIANYPFTTINPNFGVGYVRAKCPCHDLKLTCTHCVDGNRFVAVNLIDVAGLVPDAHKGKGLGNQFLDNLRQADAILHVIDASGGTDSEGNPVGVGNHDPAEDIKFLIYEMTMWVHGILDKHWTRISRQSQGKGSAIELGIAETFVGLGITTEDVRDIELELKIDLVHASIEDLIPLCAEIVKISKPMLVIGNKIDETPEALRTKLAAAKVAFVSAASELALRNAAGAHMIQYLPGDEEFKIANEGTLTAPQKAGLAKIAELMKQNHGTGVQQAINRAVYELLDMIVVYPVEDENHFCNKQGDVLPDAFLMKNGSTPHDLAFQVHTDIGKGFLYAVDARTKMRIKENHILKNGDIIKIVSAAK